A stretch of the Uranotaenia lowii strain MFRU-FL chromosome 3, ASM2978415v1, whole genome shotgun sequence genome encodes the following:
- the LOC129754619 gene encoding IST1 homolog isoform X3 has product MFSSGPNYTKLKTNLRLACNRLKLLEKKKTELAQKARKEIADYLMAGKPERAKIRVEHIIREDYLVEAMEIVEMYCDLILARFGLITQMKEIDEGIEEAVSTIIWVAPRLQSDVQELKICADIFAIKYGKPFADSARAAAPPHKVSDKVMHKLAIQAPPKLLIEKYIIEIAKIFNVDYEPDPLVMKDDKPNEASTLIDLSDRNNLDGGGHSGGSGGAGGGGGMPAPVGFIGYPLPPAIPQLPQDSSQAPFNYPGPSNSFVPASAPPPFSYNIPPNPAGPPPSEEKDLNINANFINQEKNKGPDPGPPPSYASLSPDDNMQISPDMNMPTLPNVPFDLPDVPSGNADGAGAEDNDEIDFDELSRRFEELKKKKY; this is encoded by the exons ATGTTTTCCAGTGGACCAAACTACACAAAGTTGAAAACCAACCTCCGGCTGGCATGCAATCGGCTCAAGCTACTAGAGAAAAAGAAAACCGAGCTGGCCCAGAAGGCTCGCAAAGAAATCGCAGACTATTTGATGGCAGGAAAACCGGAGCGGGCCAAAATCCGAGTTGAGCACATAATTCGAGAAGACTATCTGGTCGAAGCAATGGAAATTGTGGAAATGTATTGCGATCTGATACTGGCTCGTTTCGGGCTGATAACGCAGATGAAAGAAATTGACGAAGGAATCGAGGAGGCGGTCAGCACCATCATCTGGGTGGCCCCAAGGCTGCAGTCGGATGTGCAAGAGCTGAAAATCTGTGCGGACATATTCGCCATCAAATACGGGAAACCGTTTGCTGATTCTGCCAGGGCTGCAGCTCCACCTCACAAAGTTTCGGACAAGGTGATGCATAAGTTGGCCATCCAGGCTCCCCCGAAGCTGCTAATTGAGAAGTACATCATCGAGATTGCGAAGATTTTCAACGTCGACTACGAACCGGATCCACTGGTGATGAAGGACGATAAGCCGAACGAGGCCAGTACCCTGATAGACCTCTCGGATCGGAACAATCTGGATGGAGGTGGACATTCAGGCGGAAGCGGTGGAGCAGGAGGAGGCGGTGGAATGCCAGCTCCGGTAGGTTTTATAGGATATCCCTTGCCACCAGCCATTCCACAGCTACCTCAGGATTCTTCGCAGGCGCCCTTCAATTATCCG GGCCCTAGTAACAGTTTCGTTCCAGCTTCGGCTCCTCCACCGTTCAGCTACAACATCCCCCCGAATCCAGCAGGGCCTCCCCCATCGGAGGAGAAGGATTTGAACATTAATGCTAACTTTATCAATCAGGAGAAGAACAAAGGTCCGGACCCGGGTCCACCACCAAGCTATGCTTCGCTGAGTCCAGACGACAATATGCAG ATTTCGCCGGACATGAACATGCCAACGCTGCCGAACGTGCCGTTCGATCTACCGGACGTGCCCTCCGGAAACGCCGATGGTGCTGGAGCCGAGGACAACGATGAAATTGATTTTGACGAGCTGTCGAGACGCTTCGAGgagttgaagaaaaagaaatactAG
- the LOC129754619 gene encoding IST1 homolog isoform X2, protein MFSSGPNYTKLKTNLRLACNRLKLLEKKKTELAQKARKEIADYLMAGKPERAKIRVEHIIREDYLVEAMEIVEMYCDLILARFGLITQMKEIDEGIEEAVSTIIWVAPRLQSDVQELKICADIFAIKYGKPFADSARAAAPPHKVSDKVMHKLAIQAPPKLLIEKYIIEIAKIFNVDYEPDPLVMKDDKPNEASTLIDLSDRNNLDGGGHSGGSGGAGGGGGMPAPVGFIGYPLPPAIPQLPQDSSQAPFNYPGPSNSFVPASAPPPFSYNIPPNPAGPPPSEEKDLNINANFINQEKNKGPDPGPPPSYASLSPDDNMQPRSKISPDMNMPTLPNVPFDLPDVPSGNADGAGAEDNDEIDFDELSRRFEELKKKKY, encoded by the exons ATGTTTTCCAGTGGACCAAACTACACAAAGTTGAAAACCAACCTCCGGCTGGCATGCAATCGGCTCAAGCTACTAGAGAAAAAGAAAACCGAGCTGGCCCAGAAGGCTCGCAAAGAAATCGCAGACTATTTGATGGCAGGAAAACCGGAGCGGGCCAAAATCCGAGTTGAGCACATAATTCGAGAAGACTATCTGGTCGAAGCAATGGAAATTGTGGAAATGTATTGCGATCTGATACTGGCTCGTTTCGGGCTGATAACGCAGATGAAAGAAATTGACGAAGGAATCGAGGAGGCGGTCAGCACCATCATCTGGGTGGCCCCAAGGCTGCAGTCGGATGTGCAAGAGCTGAAAATCTGTGCGGACATATTCGCCATCAAATACGGGAAACCGTTTGCTGATTCTGCCAGGGCTGCAGCTCCACCTCACAAAGTTTCGGACAAGGTGATGCATAAGTTGGCCATCCAGGCTCCCCCGAAGCTGCTAATTGAGAAGTACATCATCGAGATTGCGAAGATTTTCAACGTCGACTACGAACCGGATCCACTGGTGATGAAGGACGATAAGCCGAACGAGGCCAGTACCCTGATAGACCTCTCGGATCGGAACAATCTGGATGGAGGTGGACATTCAGGCGGAAGCGGTGGAGCAGGAGGAGGCGGTGGAATGCCAGCTCCGGTAGGTTTTATAGGATATCCCTTGCCACCAGCCATTCCACAGCTACCTCAGGATTCTTCGCAGGCGCCCTTCAATTATCCG GGCCCTAGTAACAGTTTCGTTCCAGCTTCGGCTCCTCCACCGTTCAGCTACAACATCCCCCCGAATCCAGCAGGGCCTCCCCCATCGGAGGAGAAGGATTTGAACATTAATGCTAACTTTATCAATCAGGAGAAGAACAAAGGTCCGGACCCGGGTCCACCACCAAGCTATGCTTCGCTGAGTCCAGACGACAATATGCAG CCTCGCTCGAAGATTTCGCCGGACATGAACATGCCAACGCTGCCGAACGTGCCGTTCGATCTACCGGACGTGCCCTCCGGAAACGCCGATGGTGCTGGAGCCGAGGACAACGATGAAATTGATTTTGACGAGCTGTCGAGACGCTTCGAGgagttgaagaaaaagaaatactAG
- the LOC129754619 gene encoding IST1 homolog isoform X1, which yields MFSSGPNYTKLKTNLRLACNRLKLLEKKKTELAQKARKEIADYLMAGKPERAKIRVEHIIREDYLVEAMEIVEMYCDLILARFGLITQMKEIDEGIEEAVSTIIWVAPRLQSDVQELKICADIFAIKYGKPFADSARAAAPPHKVSDKVMHKLAIQAPPKLLIEKYIIEIAKIFNVDYEPDPLVMKDDKPNEASTLIDLSDRNNLDGGGHSGGSGGAGGGGGMPAPVGFIGYPLPPAIPQLPQDSSQAPFNYPGPSNSFVPASAPPPFSYNIPPNPAGPPPSEEKDLNINANFINQEKNKGPDPGPPPSYASLSPDDNMQNSTKPKPQPRSKISPDMNMPTLPNVPFDLPDVPSGNADGAGAEDNDEIDFDELSRRFEELKKKKY from the exons ATGTTTTCCAGTGGACCAAACTACACAAAGTTGAAAACCAACCTCCGGCTGGCATGCAATCGGCTCAAGCTACTAGAGAAAAAGAAAACCGAGCTGGCCCAGAAGGCTCGCAAAGAAATCGCAGACTATTTGATGGCAGGAAAACCGGAGCGGGCCAAAATCCGAGTTGAGCACATAATTCGAGAAGACTATCTGGTCGAAGCAATGGAAATTGTGGAAATGTATTGCGATCTGATACTGGCTCGTTTCGGGCTGATAACGCAGATGAAAGAAATTGACGAAGGAATCGAGGAGGCGGTCAGCACCATCATCTGGGTGGCCCCAAGGCTGCAGTCGGATGTGCAAGAGCTGAAAATCTGTGCGGACATATTCGCCATCAAATACGGGAAACCGTTTGCTGATTCTGCCAGGGCTGCAGCTCCACCTCACAAAGTTTCGGACAAGGTGATGCATAAGTTGGCCATCCAGGCTCCCCCGAAGCTGCTAATTGAGAAGTACATCATCGAGATTGCGAAGATTTTCAACGTCGACTACGAACCGGATCCACTGGTGATGAAGGACGATAAGCCGAACGAGGCCAGTACCCTGATAGACCTCTCGGATCGGAACAATCTGGATGGAGGTGGACATTCAGGCGGAAGCGGTGGAGCAGGAGGAGGCGGTGGAATGCCAGCTCCGGTAGGTTTTATAGGATATCCCTTGCCACCAGCCATTCCACAGCTACCTCAGGATTCTTCGCAGGCGCCCTTCAATTATCCG GGCCCTAGTAACAGTTTCGTTCCAGCTTCGGCTCCTCCACCGTTCAGCTACAACATCCCCCCGAATCCAGCAGGGCCTCCCCCATCGGAGGAGAAGGATTTGAACATTAATGCTAACTTTATCAATCAGGAGAAGAACAAAGGTCCGGACCCGGGTCCACCACCAAGCTATGCTTCGCTGAGTCCAGACGACAATATGCAG AATTCAACTAAACCCAAACCGCAGCCTCGCTCGAAGATTTCGCCGGACATGAACATGCCAACGCTGCCGAACGTGCCGTTCGATCTACCGGACGTGCCCTCCGGAAACGCCGATGGTGCTGGAGCCGAGGACAACGATGAAATTGATTTTGACGAGCTGTCGAGACGCTTCGAGgagttgaagaaaaagaaatactAG
- the LOC129756735 gene encoding coiled-coil domain-containing protein 6, protein MDSPCESESSLDGGAMLPPSPVSREQLQKRIESLTQQNKVLKVELETYKIRVKVIQEENRSLRQASVIIQAKAEQEEEYISNTLLKKIQALKKEKETLAHHYEREEECLTNDLSRKLDQLRQEKCKLELTLEQEQECLVNKLMRKIEKLEAETSAKQNHLEQLRREMVELENTLEQEQEALVNKLWKRMDKLEAEKRSLQIKLDQPVSDPTSPKEISVRIENGNDTASQLTAHIQNLRSEVDQLRSNLAAAEKENKEKSQQFAQEEKCIRDENKRLQRKLQLEVERREALSRQLSESESSLEFEEERLFNENVSAFASSSNRPISPGGLTRCHACGQLVARRTSERFIKPAIPIGLNTSAPNVLHNQSCPPGGHFPNFPTVTASSTGVGGTGASSSLNSSSSSAHNTSSNISFGGNSSFVQPASPMDTSMCKD, encoded by the exons ATGGACAGCCCCTGCGAGTCGGAGAGCTCGTTGGATGGAGGAGCGATGCTTCCGCCAAGTCCGGTGTCCCGGGAGCAGCTGCAGAAACGGATCGAAAGCCTCACCCAGCAAAACAA GGTGTTGAAGGTTGAGCTGGAGACTTATAAAATCCGCGTGAAAGTTATCCAGGAAGAGAACCGCTCATTACGTCAGGCTTCTGTCATAATT CAAGCTAAAGCCGAACAGGAGGAGGAATACATTTCCAACACTTTGCTGAAGAAAATTCAGGCCTTGAAAAAAGAGAAGGAAACACTGGCTCACCATTACGAACGGGAAGAGGAATGCCTGACCAATGACCTGTCCCGCAAATTGGATCAATTGAGACAGGAAAAATGCAAGCTTGAGCTCACCTTGGAGCAGGAACAGGAGTGCTTGGTCAACAAGTTGATGCGAAAGATTGAAAAGCTGGAAGCGGAAACTTCTGCCAAGCAGAATCACCTTGAGCAGTTGCGACGAGAGATGGTGGAGCTGGAAAATACACTGGAACAGGAACAAGAAGCCCTGGTCAACAAGTTGTGGAAACGCATGGATAAACTGGAAGCGGAGAAGCGTTCGCTGCAAATCAAACTGGACCAACCAGTGTCCGATCCAACAAGCCCGAA AGAAATCAGCGTTCGCATTGAAAATGGGAACGACACTGCCTCACAGCTGACGGCTCATATTCAAAATCTACGATCTGAGGTGGATCAGCTCCGCAGCAACTTGGCTGCTGCGGAGaaagaaaataaggaaaaatctcAGCAATTTGCTCAGGAAGAAAAATGCATTCGTGATGAAAATAAGCGATTGCAACGGAAACTTCAACTAGAAGTTGAACGCAGAGAGGCTCTGTCGCGCCAGTTGTCTGAATCAGAATCTTCGCTGGAATTTGAAGAGGAACGGCTGTTCAATGAGAATGTTTCTGCCTTTGCCAGCAGCAGCAACCGTCCGATAAGTCCTGGAGGTTTGACCCGATGTCACGCATGCGGCCAGCTGGTGGCTCGTCGTACCAGCGAGCGATTCATCAAACCGGCCATTCCCATTGGCCTTAATACGTCGGCACCGAACGTGCTTCATAATCAATCATGCCCACCGGGAGGTCATTTCCCAAATTTCCCCACCGTGACTGCCAGTTCTACCGGAGTTGGTGGTACCGGTGCGAGCAGCTCCCTGAACAGCTCGTCGTCATCAGCTCACAACACTAGCAGTAACATTTCCTTTGGAGGAAATTCGTCCTTTGTACAGCCGGCCAGTCCAATGGATACCTCAATGTGTAAGGACTAG